A region of the Stieleria neptunia genome:
CGGCGATGCCGCGTCAGCGGGTGGGCTGGTTAATGGCGAAAACGGAAACATTGTTGGCGCAGACGCGCGACTTGCGCCGCTTGCCGATCACGGCGGACCGACATGGACCCACGCCCTGCATAACGCCAGTCCCGCGATCGATGCAGGCGACAACGCTCACGCCGTCGATGCCGATTCGCAGCGGCTGGGATTCGATCAACGCGGATCGCAGCACCAGCGTTTCATTGACGGCAATCGATCCGGTACTGCGACCGTGGATATCGGAGCCTTCGAAACCCTACCGCCTCCGATCGTCGACGGGATTGTGATCAATGGTGGTCATGATCAACGATCCCGGCTCGATCGGCTGGCGATCCGGTTTGATCAACCGGTGCGGATCGACGATGACGGCGACAGTCCGTTTGAGCTGATCAATCTGGATACCAATCAACGCGTTGATGTGTCGGCGAATGTCGATCCGCTCGATTCCCCGTCGACACTCTTGTTGACGTTCTTGCCCGGGCCGTCGGTCGGGCCCGGCGGCATGCTGCTGGACGGGAATTACCAGCTGACGATGAAAGCAAGTCTGATCACCGTCGGCGCGATGGTTCTCGACGGCAACGGAGACGGAACCGCAGCGGATCACGTCTTCGGAAACGACGCCACCGACAACTTCTTCCGATTCTTCGGGGATTCAGACGGCGATCGAGACGTCGACGGCCAGGATTACGGACGGTTCGGACTGACCTTCCTGAAGCAAACCGGTATGACCGACTTCGATCCCACGCTGGACGCCGACGCCGACGGAGACGTCGACGGTCACGACTACGGCCGTTTCGGACTGAATTTCCTCAAGCGAATCTGAGTGGCGTAAGCTTCCAGCTTGCGAGGCGGCAACAAAATCGGCAAGCAGGATGCTTACCCCACTATTTGCCGTAGACCGGTGGTTTCCAGTCTTTGGGTAAACGGCCTTGCGGCCGCACGCCGACGGCACCGGTCGGGATGACCGCATCGGACGGTTGGATCAGTGGCAAGTCGTCCGGCAGGTGCTTGATCTTGAAATCCTTGTACTGGATCGTCATCGCGGGACCGACGTGGACTTGAACGGCAAGCACGCCTTCGAGCGCCCGACCGTTTTCGTCCAAGTCGATCAGGTCCGCGGTCATGTGACCGTCGATCCAATGCTGGTGGTGATTGCCTTTGACCAGGACACGATAGTCATGCCACTGATCGGCGGGAAACTCTTTGACCGGCATATTGCCGACGATCCAGGGCTGTCCCTGCGGGTCGATGATTACTTTTTCACCGGTGTGGGAAAGAATCCGACGCCCTTTCTCTTCGTACAGCATCCCGTTGTAGTTCGGGTTGTCGGCAACGACGTCGCATTGGTATCCGGTCACCACGTCCAGGCCCAGATCGGGCCGAGAGGTACCACGATACTGCAGCCCACTATTCCCACTAGGCGACACCTTGACTTTGACACGCAAGTCAAAGTTGCGGATCGTCGAACCCTTCCACGTGATGAAGCGATTCATCTTCAGCGATCCGTCGGTCACTCCGGTCAACGCCCCGTCGCGGATCGACCAGTATTTCGAATCGCCGACCCAGCCGCTCAAGTTTCGGCCATTGAGCAGATTGACAAACCCGTCTGCCCCCGGTCGGAACGAGACGGCCGCAGACGCCTCGGGATGCGGAACCGTTGACGCGGTGAAGGGCGCTTTCAGCGGGTCGATCGGACCGCCAAGCTCTTTCACTCGTTGGTCCGTCCGCTGACGCATCGCCGCCAGCGTTTCGGCGTGGGCGGGATCATCGGCCAAATTTACCAGTTCATCGGGGTCCTGCTTCAAATCATGCAGGAACTCACGGTTGCCGTGATCAAAGTAGCGGACGTACTTGAATTGTGCGTTGCGAATGCCTTCGAATGCCGGGATGCGTGTGCGGACGGCAAAGTGTTCGTGAAAGGATTCGGTGCGCCAATTGGACGGTTTGTCACCGGAAACAACCGGTTGCAAACTGTGTCCCTGGTATCGCTCGGGAACATCGCCGCCGGACCAATCGACAAACGTGGCGGGCAAATCGAGGTTCAACGCGATCGCGTCGGTCACCTTACCCTGTTGATCCTGATCGACGCGCGGGTCGGCGATGATTAGCGGCACACGCAGCGATTCTTCATAGTGCGACCATTTCCCGGCCAACCCACGATTGCCCATGTGATAGCCGTTGTCCGCCGAGTAGACGATGATCGTGTTGTCCGCCAATCCGGCCTTGTCCAGTTCGGAAAGGAAGCGGCCGATCGCGTTGTCGATCCCGCTGACCATTCGGTAGTACGCACGAACATTCGTTTGGTATTTTTCGTCGGTGTTCCAGCGCCAGAAAAATCGTTCGCGATTGATCGTTGTTTTGAGGAAGTCGGGCAGGGCTTCGAAAATCTCGGGAGCGTTCAAACGCGGTGGGGCGATGTCGATGTCGTCGTACATGCCATCGACGGCGCGCGGCCAGGCAAAGTGGCCGATCCCGGGTCGGCGATCACCGTCTTCGGCGTGGCAGGCGTTGAACCACATGTTCAGCGCGAACGGTTTGTCTTTCGGCTGCGATTTGATGAACTCGACGCCCCGGTCGACGATCACTTCGGTTTCGTGCCGCAAGCTACCGTCGGGTTGTTTCTTGTAGAACGGGTTGCGACCGATCGCTTCGAACTCGTCAAAGTGGTCTTCGCGCTTGTAGCCGTTGGGCATTTTGGCGTGCCACTTGCCGAAGTATCCGGTGCGGTAACCACGCTGCCGCAAGATGTCCGAGTAAAGCGTATTGACCGCTTCGGCCCGCGCCTGATCGGGATTGCCCGGGGAGCCATAGCTGCGACCGGTCAGGCCACTCAGAATCGTCGTCCGACTGACCCAACAGATCGAATGGCTGACGAACATGTTTTCAAACCGCGTCCCGCGAGCCGCCAGCGCGTCGATGTTCGGCGTCTGGATGACATCGTTGCCGTAGCACCCGATGGTGCTGGTCGTCTGGTCATCGGTGAAAAAAAAGACGATGTTGGGCCGGTCGTCGGCGAGACCCACGCGAGCGGACAACAGCAGCAGAACGAGTGAAACAAACGTTTTCATGGCAAGCAACCGAAGGGAATGGAAAGAACAGCCAAGATTCTAACCAGTCTGCCGACGCGAGGCGCCGGTGCTCTCGAAATTGCCGTCTGCCCCGCCCGGGAACGGGTCGAGGGGCATCAGCCGCATGCCCTTCAGACCTGCACAACGGTTCAGAAATCGTCGTTGACGGGGACGGTGTCCATGAATCCGATCATCATTTCTTCAGAACTTTGATCCCCCCAGCGGACCGGCTTGGTCGGATCGGGATTGGTCAGGTTGGATTCGCTGTTGTCGAACACGGCCGTGCATTCGATTCGGGTGTTGCGTGGGATGCGCAGCGGTTCGGCGAGCACGTATTTCAATTGCCAATTGAAGTCATAGTTCGGCACATCGAGCAACACTTTGCTGGTCTTGTCTGGGAAATGGGCAACGTAGCGGAACGATTTCCCTCGCAGGTGCATGTGGGGAGACATGCTGATCAGGTTCTCTTCAGTGTGGGCGTCGTAGGTCGCTGAAACGACGTGATGGGATTCGCCAGCCGGAATCACAAACTCGGTGTTGATCGCTAAACGACCCCGCAGCAGTTTGCGAACGTTTTCATTGTTCGTGAATCGGACACCGACGTAGCTGAGGTCATCCTGCTCGGTACCGTTGGGTGTGTAGTGCATTTCGAACAGCAACTTGCTGCCAGCTTTGACTTGTAATGCGACGCCTTCGGTTAGAACCATGGGGGGGCTGCCCGGCGCGTAACCGGCAACGACTTGGCGCAAATCCTCGCGTCGTTCACCCGCGGGGATCACGTAGACCAGAATGTGATGCACGACACTTCGCTGATCCGGCCGCGCTTCGGCCGCGACGATGTACTTGTCCTCGTCCCAGCCCGGATCGACGACAAACCGTTGGTAATCGATGATCCCTTCGGCGGGCACTCGAAACGCATGGTCTCGCATCTTGATGACTTCGTCGGGACGTCCCATTTGCCATCCGGCGATAAATTCCGGTGGGGTGGGCAGATCACGGGGATCGCCTTCGGGCATTCCGTTGTCGACCCAGGTTTCAATCAGCTCGCGTTCCCGCTGGCTCAAACGAGGATCGTTGGCAAAGGTTCCGTGTGCCGGATTGGCCGACCAGGGGGGCATGCGATTGTCGGCGATGACCTCCAGGATCGTGTCCTCCCATCCCAGCACGTCGTCGTAGCGGGTCAACGTAAAAGGAGCGATCTCGCCGTCGCGGTGGCATTTGACGCAATGGGCGTTGAAGATCGCCGCGATGTGTTTGGTATAGGTCACCTCGCCCGTCGCCTCGATCGCTTTCACACGTCCGATGTGACAGCCGACCGGTTCGGTTCGCGGCACACCAATCGGCTGGCCGGCCAGCAATTGATCGATCGCACGCGTCAACTCCGGTTCGGCGTCACGTTCACGCGCGTAGCCGACGCCATATTGATCATCAATCCGACCGTGATAGCGGACCTTGTGTTCCCGGTCGATCAAAAACACCTCCGGCGTCCTTTTGGCCCCCATCGCATCGGCGACGACATTGCCCAAGTCTTTCAACATCGGAAAACCGATCGCGTGACGGTGCACGTAGGCCGCGATTTCGGTCAAGCTGTCTTGCGTGTTGGAATTGATTCCAATCACTTGAATCCCGCGATCGGCATAACGCTGTTGAATGTCGGTCAATCGCGGACCGTACAATTTCGCCAGCGGACATTCTGTCCCGAGAAAGACGATGGCGATCGCATGACGGTCATCAAAGTCACTTAATGAAACCGGTTTGCCATAACAATTATCCAGCGTGAAATCCGCGACCTTCGAACCGATAATTGCGGCCGATTCATCTTCAGAGCCTGACGCCATCGCCGAAATGCCCGCAAGCATCGCGTGGAAGCAGACCAGAACGATCAAAAATGAAATGCGTTGCAGGATCATGTGAGACAGCGATGCGTTGGAGGCGTTGAACCAATCAAACCGAACGCCGATCATTTTCACCAATTTTCGAACCCAACGCATGGGCACCCGCCGTTGATTCGCGTATCGTTTCGTATCAGTCCAAGCGAATCCGGTTCTTTCGGGGGAGCACGGTCGGGAAGCCCATCGTCCGATCGGCATTTCCGCCGCCTATGATGCGGCCGGTTCGTCGCCGGACAGCGTCTGGACGTGATCCCGCAGCGTCTTGCGGAATGCTTCCAGCAAACGACTTTGAAAGCGATACGGATTCCACACGGCGACGATCTTGCGCGTCGGCTTGACACCGCTGAGCGAGCGATAGACGCGGCGCCGGGATTGATCCAAACGTCGGGCCATCATCGGAATCATCGAGATGCCATGATCCAGCGAGACGAGTTCCTGGACCGTCGCCATCTGGCTGGTGCGTTCAACAGAAACGGGATGAAACGATTGTCTGCGGCAGAAAGAAACAATGTTGTCGGAGAGACAATGGGCTTCCCCGAGCAAGACGAAGGGAATCTGATCGATATCCGACAGCTCGATCGATTCTTTCGAAACGAGCTGGTGATTCGGCGGCAACACCAACAACAGCTCCTCCTCAAACAGTTCTTCGATCTCCAGGTACTTGGCTTGAATCGGCAACGCAAGAATCGCCACATCGACCAGGCCATCGGCGCACGCTTTCAACAATGCTTCCGTCGTTTCTTCCTGAACGACCAGCGTGGCTTGGGGATAGTCCTGCGAAAATCGGCGCAGCAGGCCGGGCAAGAAAAACGGTGCGATCGTCGGGATGGCCCCCACGCGAATGCGGCCGACTTGTCCATCGTCAACGATCTCCGCGAGCGTGTCTTCCAGGATCGACAATACCTCTTTGGCGCGACCCTGTAATAGTTTGCCGGCATCGGTTAGTGACACGCATCGCGTTTGTCGTTCGAACACGGGCTGCCCGATTTCCTCCTCCAGCCGTCCGATCGATCGACTCAGCGCCGGTTGGGAGATTCCCAAATGCTCTGCCGCACGCGTGAAATTGCCGTCCACAGCGACCTGCAAGAAGTATCGTAGTTGGTCCAATTCCATCGTGGCGAGATCCCTGGGGCATCGTTTCACGAACGTTTTCGTTACGGCAGTTGAAACAAACGCCTGGCGTTTTCGGTGGTCGTTTCAGCCAGCGATTCGGCCGACACGCCGCGAATCTTGGCCAAGCAGCGTAGGGTGTGTTCGACCCGCGCGGGTTCATTGGGCCGTTTGCCACGCAGCGGTTCGGGACTCAGGTACGGCGAATCGGTTTCGATCAGCAATCGGTCTTCGGGAACCTGTCGGGCAACCTCCCTCAGCTCGTCGCTTTTCTTGAAGGTCACCATTCCGGCAAAGCTGATGTGCAGTCCGAGATCCAAGCAGGTTTTGGCGCACGCCCAATCGCCGGTGAAGGAATGCATGATGCCTGGCGGCACCGAGCTTTGACGTTTCAATTGATCGACGATCAAATCCCCGCTGTCACGCATGTGGATGACCATCGGCAGGGACGTGTCACGGCAGAGTTGCATGTGCCGATCAAAATACACGTGCTGCAACTCGATCGGCGTGTCGTCCCAGTAACAATCCAGTCCGGTTTCGCCGATCGCGCGGACACCGGGATATCCGGCCAACTCTTCGATGATCGCGAAATCGCCGACATCGGCTTCGGCGGCGGAGTTGGGTTGAATTCCGACGGCGGCGTACAGGAATCCCGGGTACTCGGCGGCCAGATCACAGGCGCGCCGACTGGTTGCGGCATCGATGCCGATCACCATGATCGCCTCCACCCCGGCATCCCGTGCACGACTGACGGTCTGGTCCAATCCTTCGGCGAACGCATCGACGTTTAGGTGCGCGTGGGTGTCGAAAAGTCGCAGCGTCATTAGGCTGAAAAGAAGTAACGAGTCAGGTGATAGAAGACCGGCGCGGCGAAACAAATGTTGTCGATTTGATCCAGCACGCCCGCGTGACCTTGGACCAGCGTTCCCGTATCGGTGACGCCGCGGTCGCGTTTGATGGCACTCATGGTCATCGCTCCGCCGCAGGCCATCGTGGTGACGACGGCCGCCAGCACACCGGCTTCCCACGGATAAAACGGAGTCGCCCAGGAGAGCGCCGCGGCGATCAGCCCGGTGGTCACCATGGAACCCAGCACGCCTTCCCAGGTGCGTGATCCGTTGATCTTTTCGGCGATGACATGACGCCCGGCCAGCTTGGTCCAGCCGCGTTCGAGCACGGCAGCCAGCTGGGCGATCACGACCAGAAAGATCAACACGCTGACGTTGCTGCCGGGCCACGGCTCTCCGCCGGTCCGAACCAGATCCAGATCCAACAGCGCCGGGGCGTAGCTGAGCGCGTACACGCAAATCAGCAATCCGGCTTGGATTTTCGCACTCCGTTCCAGGAACCGTTTGTAGTCACCGGCGATCGCGGCACGGGCCGGGATGAACAAACTGGCGTACACCGGGATCATGATGCTGTACAAGCCGTAGTAGTCGTTCTGGGGAACGAAGCTGGGCGGATGGCTGCCCAGCGCGATCAAGATGTACTGCAGCGGCGTGAACACAAAGAACACCCAGAACAACGTGCGGTGATCCCCGCGCCGCGTCGGCGTCATCGTGATGAATTCGCGCAGCGCCCAAAAGGACACGAACCCGAACAGGATGACGACACCGATGCGCTGCAGCAAGAATCCGAAGACGAAGATCGCCGTCATCAGCCACCAGACCCGGAGCTTTTGGTTGTACCGTCGGACGATGGCCGAATCGACGCCCATCGTTTCGCGACGTGACAACAGGAAGCCGACCAACGACGCGATTCCCAGTGCGGACAGAATCACCGCAACGAGAATCATCGCCCGCGTGGACAACCAGACGGTGCTCGCGAGCATCCCGAATTCTGGTTGGGTCAAAGTGTCGTTCATCAGGGTTCCCGGTACATGGCAATGGGTAGCCGGCGTTGCCAGAACGTCCGGCTACGAAGTCATTGCCAACCCATCACTGTTTGAGTTGATTGACGACCGCGTCACCCATCGCTTCGGTTGAGACCGACGGGCCGCCCCGGGCGATGTCGGCGGTTCGCAGTCCGGCGGCCAAGACGTCACCGACGGCCGTTTCGATGGCGACCGCTTCGGGTTCCGCATTCAAGGAATGACGCAGCAACATCGCCGCGGCCAAAATCGTCGCCAGCGGATTGGCGATGCCTTTGCCCGCGATGTCGGGGGCGGAACCATGGATCGGTTCGTACAGCCCGGGACCATCGCTGCCCAGCGAGGCACTCGGCAGCATGCCCAGCGAACCGGGCAGCATCGACGCCTCGTCGGTCAAGATGTCACCGAACATGTTGCCGGTGACGACGACATCGAAATCCGAGGGGCGATTGATCAGGTGCATCGCCATCGCATCGACCAGCACGACGTCGTATTGGACTTCGGGGAACTCTTCGGCCATCACGCGTGCAGCGGCTTGCCGCCACAACCGACTGGGCTCCAGCACGTTCGCCTTGTCGACGCTGGTCAAACGGTTGTCGCGTCCCTTGGCGGCTTGTGCGGCCAGTCGCACGATTCGCTCGACTTCACCGACGCTGTACACCATCGCTTGGCTGGCGGTTTCATCCACCCCGGACCCGCTGCGACTGGATTCGCCGAAATAGATTCCGCCGGTCAGCTCACGGAGAAACAGAATGTCGGTGCCTTCGATGATCTCGCGACGCAGCGGTGAGGCGTCGATCAATTGGTCGAACAACTTGATCGGTCGCAAGTTGGCGAACAATCCGAGCTCCTTGCGAATCTTCAACAACCCCGCTTCCGGCCGCGTCTTGGCCGACGGGTCATCCCACTTGGGGCCGCCGACGGCGCCCAGCAGGATCGCATCGGAATGACGACAGGCCTGAACGGTTTCCTCCGGCAGCGGGTCGCCGGTTTCGTCGATCGCGATCCCACCGATCAGGTGCGATTGGTAAGTGAATTCGTGGCCGAAAATCTCGCCAATCGTTTCGAGAACACGTTTGGCTTGCTGCGTGATTTCGGGACCGATGCCGTCGCCGGGCAAAAGAACGATGGAGGCTTTCAAGGTTACTGGGCTGGTCTGGAGAGGAAGGGGCTGTTCAGGGAAACGCGTACTGTAGCCGAATCCGCCCGTTTTCCCCAGAGGCAAGGCGGACGAATCGGCGCCCGGAATAACCGGCTTAAACCGCAGATCCGATCCCGCGGCGCCCGCCTTGGTGTCTGTTCGCACGCGGCCGGCCGATTTGATCGCGGCCCGGGGAAATCGCGACGCAGCTTGTTGAAGACAGGTCAATGGAGCCCGTTCTTTTACCCCCGACGCCATCATGCAAGCTGGAAATCTCGGCCGATCAAGCTCGACCGGACCACTCCCCGCAACCCCGATCGTCCTCCATCCGCAGTCCGCCGGCCCGGTGGAGCAGGATTCGATCCCGGCGGGGGGAGGCATCCCGACGGCATCCGTTCGTGTCTTGCACATCGTCAACGGAGAACATTTTGCGGGGGCCGAACGCGTCCAGTCCCACCTGGGCCGCTGCTTACCAGAGTTCGCCGTCGATGCCGATTTCGCCTGCGTGAAACCGGGTAAGTTTGCCAAAACGTTGGTCGAACACGGCGGAGCCTGGGGCCGTTGTTTCCGCGCGGACATGAAAAACCGGCTGGACGTCCGCGCCGCCTGGCGGGTTCGTCGACTGGTCCGAGAAAACGGGTACGACTTGATGCACGCCCACACGCCGCGAACGGCGATGATCGCGTCGCTGGCGTCGCGTCTGACCGGGCTGCCGTGGGTCTATCACGTCCACAGCCCCACGGCTCGGGATTCGTCCAAGCGGTTGACCAATCACGCCAATGCCGCGGTCGAAAAACTGTCGCTGCGGGGATGCAACCACTTGATCACGGTCTCGGAGAGCTTGCGGTTGGATTGCATTCGGCGTGGTTGTCACGAAGAGGATGTCACGGTCGTGCACAACGGCGTGCCCGCGGTCTGCCCACCACGCTCGTCGACGCCGGTCGTCGGCGGACGCTGGGTGCTCGGCATGGTTGCGTTGATGCGACCGCGAAAGGGGCTGGAAATCGCCTTAGAAGCGATCGCAAAATTGCGGGACCAGCACGACGTCCGCCTTCGGATCATCGGCCCCTTCGAAACCGACGCCTACAAGGAATCGATCGAAGACCTGATCGCAGAATTGCAGATCTCGGGATTGGTCGAGCGAGTCGGCTTTACACGCAATGTTCCGGGCGAACTCGCCAAACTGGACGCGATGGTGTTGCCCAGTCTGTACGGAGAAGGGTTGCCGATGGTGGTGCTCGAATCCATGGCCGCGGGGCTTCCCGTGGTCGCCACGCGGGTCGAGGGGACGCCCGAGGCGTTGACCGATGGGGCCCAAGGATTGCTCGCCGAGCCGGGCGACGCGGAAAGTCTGGCCGAGAAAATCGAGGAGCTGATCTCGGGCGTCCACGACTGGCAACAGATGTCCGACGCCGCGATCGAGCGTCATGCCAAGGATTTCTCCGACGTCGCGATGGCAAGTCGGACGGCGGATGTCTATCGCAAGGTGCTGGGACTCTAGTCTTCCAGCAAACTGTCACAGACCTGAACCGTGGCCCAGTTCTCCTTCTGACGCTCGATGAATTCGAGGTGTCGGGGGGCCGTTTGGTACACGTCATGGGTCGCGCGATCACTAAAGATCACGTGCAGCGACACGTCAAATTTGACATTGACCGGCCGGTCCAACTCGGTGTCTCGGCGACCGACCGAAAACCCGATGACTCCGTCGTGATCATCCAGGTATTTTTGGCAGTCCGCGACCAGACTGTCGACCGCCGCCGGGCTGTTGTCTTTGAGCGTAAAAAAAACGTGGTGGGCGAGCCGAGCCATGGGACAAACCTTGCAACAAGCGGGGAAGTCGGGAAATTCGTGTGGGGCCTGTATCGTAATAAAACCGCGCCCCGTGGCGAGCCCCCGAAGCGAAGCGGTAAATTACGTCGGCCCGTGTCTTCCACCGGCGACTTCCCCTGATGTCTTCCACCGACCTCTTTTCAACCGATTCCATGACGACTCCGGCACAACGCGTCCAAGCACTTCGCGATGAGATTCGTGGGCACGACCACGCGTATTACGTCCTGGCCCAACCGTCGATCAGTGACTTGGAATACGATCGGTTGTTGGAATCATTGCGAGCCCTGGAAACCGAGCACCCCGAACTGCTCACGCCCGATTCGCCGACCCAACGCATCGGCGATCAACCGGTCGAGCATTTGGTCCAGGTCCCGCATGCGGTCCCGATGCTGTCGATCGACAACACCTACAGCCGCGAGGAATTGAAAGCCTACTTTGACCGCACCGAAAAACTGCTCCAAGGGCAGTCGATCGAGTGGGTGATGGAATACAAGATCGACGGGGTGGCTGCATCGGTGCGTTACGAAAACGGCGAGATGAAGCTTGCCGTCACACGCGGAAACGGAACCGTCGGCGACGACATCACGCACAACATCCGGACCGTTCGTGATCTGCCGCTCCGGATCAACGCAAAAAAAACGCCAGACGTGTTGGAGGTCCGCGGTGAAGTCTACATGACCAACACGGACCTGGCCGACCTGAACGAACGGCAGGTCGCGGCGGGAGCCGAGCCGTTCAAGAACACCCGCAACGTTACCGCCGGGACGATCCGGTTGCTCGACCCGGCCATCGCCGCCGAACGCAACCTGCGGTTCTTCTGCCACGGCGTGGGACAAGTCGATGGGCTGGCCGCCAAAAACCACATGCAGTTTCTGAAAGAAATTGCGGCGTACGGCATTCCGATGACGCCCGATGTCCGCGTCTTTCCCAACGCGGCGGCGGTGATCGAGGCGGTCGATGAACTGGAACAGGGAATGCCGGATCTGCCATTTGAAGTCGACGGAATTGTGTTCAAGGTCAACGATTTTGCGCAGCGCGACAAACTGGGCATGCGGAGCAAGAGCCCGCGCTGGTTGATTGCGTATAAATTCGAACGTTACGAGGCGGTCACGCGATTGAACGACATCAGTGTCCAAGTCGGCAAAACGGGAACCGTGACCCCGGTGGCTCATCTGGAACCCGTCGACATCGCCGACACGACCGTCTCCCGCGCCTCGCTGCACAATGCCGACGAAATCGAACGATTGGACGTGCGCATCGGTGACGTCGTGGTGGTCGAAAAAGCGGGGAAGATCATTCCCAAAGTCGTTCGCGTTGAAAAACACCTGCGGAAAGCCAAGCTTCCGCCGTTTCGTTTTCCCGCGACCTGCCCCGAGTGCGAAACGGAACTGGTACGCGACGATGGGGGAGTCTATATCCGATGCCCCAATCCCCAATGCCCGGCACAGCTGAAACAGCGTTTGGTCTATTTCGGCAGCCGGCCGGGAATGGACATCGACGGACTGGGTGAGGAGGTCGTGGATCTGTTGCTCGGTCACGGCCTGTTGCACGGCTATGCCGACCTGTATCGGTTGTCGGTGGATCAAGTCGCCTCGCTGGATTGGCTGAAGCAACGAAAAGGAAAAGACGGCAAATTGATCGACGTCAAGGTCGGCGAGCGAAACGCAAAGAACCTGATCGCGGGCATCGACAACAGCCGTGACCGCGGGCTGGCCCGCGTGCTGTCCTCGATTTCGATTCGACACGTCGGCCCCCGCGTCGCGTCCCTGATCACGGCAAAGTACCACACCCTGGACATGCTCCGCGAAGCATCGGTCGACGATCTGGCGGATCTGCATGAGATCGGAGAACGTATCGCCAAAAGTTTGCATGAGTTTCTGCACAGCGACTACGGCCAGAAAACGCTCGACGAACTCGACGCGGAAGGCGTCAAATTGGAAGACCCCGAACCTGTCGAAGTCGAAGGGGGGCGTTTGTTGGAAGGGAAAACCGTCGTCGTCACGGGAACCCTGAAACACTACAAGCGGGACGAGATCAAAAAATTGATCGCCGAACTGGGCGGTCGAGCGTCGGGCAGCGTCAGCAAAAACACGGATTTTTTGGTCGCGGGTGAAAAAGCCGGCAGCAAGCTGACCAAGGCCAACGAATTGGGGGTCGAGGTGCTTTCCGAACAGGCGTTTCAGGAGCTGGTGGCCGGACAGGACGGGGGCGAGGGGGGAGATTGATGCCGCCGATCCGTTGTCTGCCGGCGGGCCGGTGCGGTGGATCAAGGACGAAGATTTTCCCGTCAAAGAACGTCCGCTGGAGAGTTCAAGACGAGGCTTGTCAGGCTTGGCCGGCTTTGGCATACTGTCCCGCTCTTGGCGAGGTAGCTCAGTCGGTTAGAGCGGTGGCTTCATAAGCCATAGGTCGCTGGTTCAAGTCCAGTCCTCGCTACTTCTTTTTGCGGTCCGTTCTGTGACCGCATCATTCGGCCCCGTTTGGCGGCCGATTGTGCCGGCCCAGATTGACGGCCTTCAATCCATGGTTGGGCGATTGCTCGCCCGCGAAGACCCTCCCCTCGCTGCGCTCGACCCTCCCTGGCAGGGAGGGTGACGATGAAGGACCCTGTTCGCTTGAGACCAACGGGACCACCCCATCATTCTGCCCCGTATCATTCTGCCATCCAACCACGACTCCCCCATCGCTGGTCAACCCACTCATCCTTCACCCTCCTGTTCTCCGTCACCCTCCCCGCTCGCCGACCTTGACGCGACGTTTCGATTCTCGTAGCAGATCGATCGCAGATACAGCCGCTCCACCTTCGCTCTGGCCCAGGGCGTTTTCCGCAGAAACTTCAGGCTTGATTTGAGGCTGGGGTCGTGTGTGAAGCAGCGAATTTGGATTCGGTTGCCCAGTTCGTCCCAGCCGTACCGTT
Encoded here:
- the ligA gene encoding NAD-dependent DNA ligase LigA — translated: MTTPAQRVQALRDEIRGHDHAYYVLAQPSISDLEYDRLLESLRALETEHPELLTPDSPTQRIGDQPVEHLVQVPHAVPMLSIDNTYSREELKAYFDRTEKLLQGQSIEWVMEYKIDGVAASVRYENGEMKLAVTRGNGTVGDDITHNIRTVRDLPLRINAKKTPDVLEVRGEVYMTNTDLADLNERQVAAGAEPFKNTRNVTAGTIRLLDPAIAAERNLRFFCHGVGQVDGLAAKNHMQFLKEIAAYGIPMTPDVRVFPNAAAVIEAVDELEQGMPDLPFEVDGIVFKVNDFAQRDKLGMRSKSPRWLIAYKFERYEAVTRLNDISVQVGKTGTVTPVAHLEPVDIADTTVSRASLHNADEIERLDVRIGDVVVVEKAGKIIPKVVRVEKHLRKAKLPPFRFPATCPECETELVRDDGGVYIRCPNPQCPAQLKQRLVYFGSRPGMDIDGLGEEVVDLLLGHGLLHGYADLYRLSVDQVASLDWLKQRKGKDGKLIDVKVGERNAKNLIAGIDNSRDRGLARVLSSISIRHVGPRVASLITAKYHTLDMLREASVDDLADLHEIGERIAKSLHEFLHSDYGQKTLDELDAEGVKLEDPEPVEVEGGRLLEGKTVVVTGTLKHYKRDEIKKLIAELGGRASGSVSKNTDFLVAGEKAGSKLTKANELGVEVLSEQAFQELVAGQDGGEGGD
- a CDS encoding VF530 family protein, with amino-acid sequence MNQQPNNPLHGVTLADLLERLVERYGWDELGNRIQIRCFTHDPSLKSSLKFLRKTPWARAKVERLYLRSICYENRNVASRSASGEGDGEQEGEG
- a CDS encoding Dabb family protein; its protein translation is MARLAHHVFFTLKDNSPAAVDSLVADCQKYLDDHDGVIGFSVGRRDTELDRPVNVKFDVSLHVIFSDRATHDVYQTAPRHLEFIERQKENWATVQVCDSLLED
- a CDS encoding phosphatidate cytidylyltransferase, which gives rise to MNDTLTQPEFGMLASTVWLSTRAMILVAVILSALGIASLVGFLLSRRETMGVDSAIVRRYNQKLRVWWLMTAIFVFGFLLQRIGVVILFGFVSFWALREFITMTPTRRGDHRTLFWVFFVFTPLQYILIALGSHPPSFVPQNDYYGLYSIMIPVYASLFIPARAAIAGDYKRFLERSAKIQAGLLICVYALSYAPALLDLDLVRTGGEPWPGSNVSVLIFLVVIAQLAAVLERGWTKLAGRHVIAEKINGSRTWEGVLGSMVTTGLIAAALSWATPFYPWEAGVLAAVVTTMACGGAMTMSAIKRDRGVTDTGTLVQGHAGVLDQIDNICFAAPVFYHLTRYFFSA
- a CDS encoding glycosyltransferase family 4 protein; translated protein: MQAGNLGRSSSTGPLPATPIVLHPQSAGPVEQDSIPAGGGIPTASVRVLHIVNGEHFAGAERVQSHLGRCLPEFAVDADFACVKPGKFAKTLVEHGGAWGRCFRADMKNRLDVRAAWRVRRLVRENGYDLMHAHTPRTAMIASLASRLTGLPWVYHVHSPTARDSSKRLTNHANAAVEKLSLRGCNHLITVSESLRLDCIRRGCHEEDVTVVHNGVPAVCPPRSSTPVVGGRWVLGMVALMRPRKGLEIALEAIAKLRDQHDVRLRIIGPFETDAYKESIEDLIAELQISGLVERVGFTRNVPGELAKLDAMVLPSLYGEGLPMVVLESMAAGLPVVATRVEGTPEALTDGAQGLLAEPGDAESLAEKIEELISGVHDWQQMSDAAIERHAKDFSDVAMASRTADVYRKVLGL
- the leuB gene encoding 3-isopropylmalate dehydrogenase → MKASIVLLPGDGIGPEITQQAKRVLETIGEIFGHEFTYQSHLIGGIAIDETGDPLPEETVQACRHSDAILLGAVGGPKWDDPSAKTRPEAGLLKIRKELGLFANLRPIKLFDQLIDASPLRREIIEGTDILFLRELTGGIYFGESSRSGSGVDETASQAMVYSVGEVERIVRLAAQAAKGRDNRLTSVDKANVLEPSRLWRQAAARVMAEEFPEVQYDVVLVDAMAMHLINRPSDFDVVVTGNMFGDILTDEASMLPGSLGMLPSASLGSDGPGLYEPIHGSAPDIAGKGIANPLATILAAAMLLRHSLNAEPEAVAIETAVGDVLAAGLRTADIARGGPSVSTEAMGDAVVNQLKQ